Proteins encoded in a region of the ANME-2 cluster archaeon genome:
- a CDS encoding glycyl-radical enzyme activating protein codes for MLRYFGISWNSILDGPGTRVVLFLQGCMLRCPWCHSPHSWSFESPLLFFSDRCILCGDCEKACPNGVHRIENGSHYLDRSHCKQCGQCVKVCRTVIPGPSISGALAMPTVEAEPADLFRFIEPQLNLLKRIGGLTVCGGEPLLQYQSLHELLKICATKGFHTAVETSGSLPRRNFEILTEVVDCWLYGLRPCFSERCSSGAVGDFEKIKENLKFLASRNPDKIVIRTPIVPGYTDDWRCLSTIADIMCENGIYNIELLPYNPQSAHYYSAMGIHYPLTDVTIPGEAKMSSVRDYFVKRGFVTKIVG; via the coding sequence TTGCTTCGATATTTTGGTATTTCATGGAATTCCATCTTAGACGGACCCGGGACGAGAGTCGTGCTTTTTCTTCAGGGATGCATGCTCCGCTGCCCATGGTGTCATTCACCTCACTCCTGGTCTTTTGAGTCTCCATTATTATTTTTTAGTGATCGATGCATCCTTTGCGGCGATTGTGAGAAGGCATGTCCTAATGGAGTTCACAGGATTGAAAATGGCTCACATTATCTCGACCGTTCTCATTGTAAACAGTGTGGACAGTGTGTAAAGGTCTGTCGCACAGTCATTCCGGGTCCGTCAATTTCGGGTGCTTTGGCTATGCCTACTGTCGAAGCTGAACCTGCAGATCTATTCCGATTTATTGAACCACAATTGAATCTTCTTAAACGGATTGGTGGGCTTACAGTGTGCGGAGGGGAGCCTCTTCTTCAGTATCAGTCATTGCATGAATTGCTGAAAATATGTGCTACGAAAGGATTTCACACGGCAGTAGAAACTTCAGGATCGCTGCCCCGCCGTAATTTCGAAATCTTAACTGAAGTGGTGGATTGTTGGCTTTACGGTTTGAGACCTTGCTTCTCAGAACGTTGTTCTTCTGGGGCTGTAGGTGACTTTGAAAAGATCAAAGAGAACCTGAAATTTTTAGCCTCTCGAAATCCAGATAAAATAGTCATTCGCACACCCATAGTCCCAGGTTATACGGATGATTGGCGATGCCTCTCAACAATAGCTGATATCATGTGTGAAAATGGGATCTACAACATCGAACTGCTTCCATACAATCCGCAATCTGCTCATTACTATTCAGCGATGGGAATTCACTATCCACTAACAGATGTCACAATTCCCGGTGAAGCAAAGATGTCATCAGTTCGGGATTATTTCGT